A single Ignavibacteriales bacterium DNA region contains:
- a CDS encoding deoxyribonuclease IV, which translates to MSKAKKQNQILGAHTSTQGGVSAAVTLAKKLGFTGMQIFTKNNNRWEAKPLAEEEITKYKSLMKESEIKYVVSHDSYLINLCAKDETLLEKSRTAFIDELQRCEQLGITHLNFHPGAHGGMGEKEGIRLIADSLNYCHSQTPRFEVKSMLELTAGQGTALGSTFEQIAEIISLVKAKKRMCVCIDTAHIFAAGYDIRDKKNYRSVMKHFNEIIGAELLQCYHLNDSKKELGSRVDRHEHIGKGHIGLEGFRNIMNDEQFLHVPKILETPKGKKQLEDLENLSVLRSLIK; encoded by the coding sequence ATGAGTAAAGCCAAAAAGCAAAATCAGATTCTCGGAGCGCACACATCCACACAGGGGGGTGTGAGTGCGGCAGTAACACTCGCCAAGAAACTTGGTTTCACCGGAATGCAAATCTTCACCAAGAATAATAACCGGTGGGAAGCCAAACCTCTGGCAGAAGAAGAGATTACAAAATATAAATCGCTGATGAAAGAATCAGAAATCAAGTATGTTGTCTCCCATGACTCTTACCTGATTAACCTTTGTGCTAAGGATGAAACGCTTCTGGAGAAATCACGTACTGCATTTATCGACGAGCTCCAACGCTGCGAACAGCTTGGCATTACCCATCTGAATTTTCATCCGGGAGCACATGGCGGCATGGGAGAAAAGGAAGGAATCAGACTGATTGCTGACTCACTCAATTACTGCCATTCTCAAACACCCCGCTTTGAGGTAAAAAGTATGCTTGAACTTACTGCCGGTCAGGGCACCGCACTCGGCTCAACGTTTGAGCAGATAGCAGAGATCATCTCACTGGTTAAAGCAAAAAAACGAATGTGCGTCTGCATTGATACCGCACATATCTTCGCTGCGGGATATGACATCAGAGATAAAAAGAATTATCGCAGCGTGATGAAGCATTTTAATGAAATCATCGGGGCTGAGCTTTTACAATGCTATCATCTGAACGATTCCAAAAAAGAACTCGGCTCACGGGTTGACCGTCACGAGCATATTGGTAAAGGTCATATCGGGCTTGAGGGTTTCAGAAATATCATGAATGACGAGCAGTTTCTCCATGTCCCTAAAATCCTTGAAACCCCAAAGGGCAAAAAGCAGCTTGAGGATCTGGAAAATCTGAGCGTCTTGCGAAGTCTCATTAAATAA
- a CDS encoding M6 family metalloprotease domain-containing protein, translated as MSPRSGILLFFICLSISVSAIIPPAPGVKTDENFRKAKLEIEKSYKGGYFASYFQKKAEIREKVSRGILPASALTIDTVFALTLLGKYSDYNPIYSAQSMQNQIFDGPTATGSGTVTDYYREVSYNQMHFTGSCKGWYSVPGTMASYVGNNSGLGVQGGPRFVKELIQASDGDINYADYIQYYDTQGNPRIGFIAVVHTGADAAAGANNIWSHRWTFTVANNGQPYTTNDIDPVSGRAVIIDGDYAIQPELKGNNNSNGAIIDIGVFAHEFGHIFGLPDLYDTDNSSAGLGNWCLMAGGSYGGDGSSAHLPVHMSAWCKKEMGWVNIQNVTGKLTDFEMASTTENPVVLRMWRSGQATGAEYFLVENRQKTGFDSRLYNPGLLIYHIDETQGGNSNENRRLVDLEQADGLRGLNTSSARGDGGDPFPGSTNNTRFDRLSNPNSNAYTSGATHVSVRNIRQSGSKMIADYDVGTVPYLNFTGLSLSEVTPEDGRVSQGETGNISVSISNIEPVAGQNIQVQISVDDPGIEVLNASETGTVNALSGQTITIPSAIRVKPEFESKMITVKYTITSSGNIIKDSIRVPAGKPSVLFVSRSESPAHSAYYDTAFAYSAVNAELDFTASPKFYSERNIIIYSTGNKKDSLFTAEEIDSLSAFLNNGGRLLLTGQNIAEYLKSAFPGFLHDVIGARWVKNNNQLAKNVYGISSDLLGANISYIRFNGTDGAGNERSTDVLADTNGFNIAFSYKNTSVEGAGGWKRNPDTGSKIILLGFGFESIHNYESSMTRNQIMRTLLTWLDVPTSIEQDLASSLIADYELSQNYPNPFNPSTTIRYTVPDAVKASFLLYNANGEQIAELFNGEIQAGAGSMELNAGKYNLASGIYFVRMISGSFSKTIKITLLK; from the coding sequence TTGAGCCCAAGATCAGGTATTCTTTTGTTTTTTATTTGTCTGAGTATCAGCGTTTCCGCTATCATTCCTCCGGCACCGGGAGTTAAAACGGATGAGAATTTCCGTAAAGCAAAACTGGAAATTGAAAAATCCTATAAAGGAGGTTACTTTGCTTCCTACTTTCAGAAAAAAGCTGAAATAAGGGAGAAAGTCTCGCGGGGAATTCTTCCCGCCTCTGCTCTTACCATTGATACCGTATTCGCCCTCACATTGCTCGGCAAATATTCTGATTATAACCCGATCTACTCTGCTCAGTCAATGCAGAATCAGATTTTTGACGGACCAACCGCAACCGGCAGCGGCACTGTTACCGATTATTATCGTGAAGTTTCTTATAACCAGATGCATTTCACCGGCTCATGCAAAGGGTGGTACAGCGTTCCGGGAACCATGGCTTCTTATGTAGGAAATAATTCCGGACTCGGTGTTCAGGGCGGCCCCCGGTTTGTGAAGGAACTTATTCAGGCATCAGATGGCGATATTAATTACGCAGACTATATACAATATTATGACACACAGGGAAATCCAAGAATCGGATTCATTGCTGTTGTGCATACAGGGGCTGATGCTGCTGCAGGGGCAAATAACATCTGGTCACACCGCTGGACCTTCACCGTTGCAAATAACGGTCAGCCGTATACAACCAATGATATTGATCCCGTTTCAGGCCGTGCGGTTATCATTGATGGTGACTATGCCATTCAACCGGAGTTAAAAGGAAATAATAATTCAAACGGAGCCATCATAGATATCGGCGTTTTTGCTCATGAGTTCGGACATATTTTCGGACTGCCTGATTTGTATGATACCGACAACTCCTCTGCCGGACTTGGCAACTGGTGCCTCATGGCAGGAGGCTCATACGGCGGAGACGGTTCATCAGCTCATCTTCCGGTGCACATGAGTGCTTGGTGTAAAAAAGAGATGGGATGGGTCAATATTCAAAACGTGACTGGTAAACTGACTGACTTCGAAATGGCAAGTACTACAGAGAATCCTGTAGTGCTCAGGATGTGGCGCTCTGGTCAGGCAACCGGTGCTGAATATTTTCTTGTTGAAAACCGGCAGAAAACCGGATTTGACAGCCGCCTGTATAATCCCGGATTGCTTATATATCATATAGATGAAACCCAGGGGGGTAATTCAAATGAAAACCGCCGTCTGGTTGACCTTGAGCAGGCGGACGGACTGCGCGGCCTTAATACTTCGAGCGCACGTGGCGACGGCGGAGATCCGTTTCCCGGCTCAACGAACAACACAAGATTTGACCGCCTCTCAAATCCAAACTCCAATGCTTATACATCGGGTGCCACCCATGTATCGGTGAGAAATATCAGGCAATCAGGCAGCAAAATGATTGCCGATTATGATGTAGGAACTGTTCCCTATTTAAACTTCACAGGCCTTTCGCTTTCAGAAGTTACGCCGGAAGACGGCAGAGTCTCACAGGGTGAAACAGGAAATATCTCCGTATCAATTTCAAATATTGAACCGGTAGCAGGACAAAATATTCAGGTGCAGATTTCAGTTGATGACCCCGGTATTGAGGTGCTGAATGCATCAGAAACCGGCACGGTGAATGCACTTTCCGGTCAGACAATTACCATTCCTTCCGCAATCAGAGTAAAACCGGAATTTGAAAGCAAGATGATCACGGTTAAATATACCATTACTTCATCCGGCAATATAATTAAGGACAGCATACGAGTTCCCGCGGGCAAACCGTCTGTGCTGTTTGTTTCACGTTCTGAGTCCCCTGCCCATTCAGCGTATTATGATACAGCGTTTGCATACTCTGCGGTGAATGCAGAATTGGATTTTACAGCATCGCCAAAGTTTTATTCTGAAAGAAATATTATTATCTATTCGACCGGCAACAAGAAGGACTCATTATTTACAGCGGAAGAAATAGATTCACTTTCCGCTTTCCTAAACAACGGAGGCCGGCTGCTGCTCACCGGGCAGAATATTGCTGAATACCTTAAATCAGCTTTTCCCGGATTCCTCCATGATGTAATCGGCGCACGCTGGGTAAAAAATAATAACCAGCTCGCAAAAAATGTCTACGGAATATCCTCTGACCTGCTCGGAGCCAATATTTCGTATATACGCTTCAATGGCACCGACGGCGCAGGTAATGAGCGGTCAACTGACGTCCTGGCCGACACCAATGGTTTCAACATTGCTTTCTCATACAAAAACACCAGTGTTGAAGGAGCCGGCGGATGGAAGCGAAACCCTGATACCGGATCAAAAATCATTCTGCTGGGCTTCGGTTTCGAAAGCATTCATAATTACGAATCTTCCATGACAAGGAATCAGATTATGCGCACCCTGCTCACCTGGCTGGATGTTCCGACTTCAATAGAGCAGGATCTGGCATCATCACTCATTGCTGATTATGAGTTATCACAAAATTATCCGAATCCCTTTAATCCTTCAACAACGATAAGATATACTGTCCCTGATGCAGTGAAAGCATCATTTCTGCTTTATAATGCAAACGGCGAGCAGATTGCCGAACTCTTTAATGGTGAAATACAGGCCGGGGCAGGAAGCATGGAACTGAATGCCGGCAAATATAATCTTGCCAGCGGTATATATTTTGTCAGGATGATTTCGGGCAGTTTTTCTAAAACCATTAAAATTACCCTGCTAAAATAA